The following proteins are encoded in a genomic region of Bacteroidota bacterium:
- the rpmG gene encoding 50S ribosomal protein L33 — protein sequence MRDIITLECTECKRRNYSTTKNKRLHPARVEYKKYCRWCNKPVVHKETK from the coding sequence AGACATAATCACCCTGGAATGTACTGAATGTAAGAGAAGAAATTACTCTACAACGAAGAACAAAAGATTACATCCTGCCAGAGTAGAATATAAAAAATATTGCCGCTGGTGTAACAAGCCGGTAGTTCACAAAGAGACTAAATAA
- the secE gene encoding preprotein translocase subunit SecE, giving the protein MKQKIIKLYEDIIKEMKKVTWPTREELKSSTQVVVASSLVFAGLCFVIDKGISFLFSFLY; this is encoded by the coding sequence ATGAAACAGAAAATAATTAAGCTATACGAAGATATCATCAAAGAGATGAAAAAAGTAACCTGGCCGACCCGGGAAGAGCTGAAGAGTTCCACTCAGGTAGTCGTAGCCTCGTCGCTTGTTTTTGCCGGTTTATGTTTCGTTATTGATAAAGGAATATCATTCCTTTTCAGCTTTTTGTATTAA
- the nusG gene encoding transcription termination/antitermination protein NusG, translating into MEHRWYVLQTLSGHEAKVKGLIELGVRDNTKLGEKISEVLLPQEKVYEVKDGKKKSKIRSFLPGYILICVDLDAQVKDFINNTQSVIGFLGGKNPAPLRDDEVKRIVGRVKQEEDLERLDTVFRTGDTVKIIDGPFNNFSGSVEEVNEERMKIKVLVSIFGRKTPVEIDFVQAELVH; encoded by the coding sequence ATGGAACACAGATGGTATGTATTGCAGACCCTTTCAGGTCATGAAGCCAAAGTAAAAGGCTTGATTGAGCTGGGAGTCCGTGATAATACAAAACTTGGTGAGAAGATATCTGAAGTATTGCTTCCCCAGGAAAAGGTTTACGAGGTAAAGGACGGTAAAAAGAAAAGCAAAATCAGAAGCTTTTTACCGGGCTATATTCTTATTTGTGTAGATCTCGACGCTCAGGTTAAGGATTTTATAAACAACACACAGTCGGTTATAGGATTTTTAGGCGGTAAAAACCCCGCTCCTCTTCGCGATGATGAAGTAAAAAGAATTGTCGGCAGAGTGAAGCAGGAAGAGGATCTCGAAAGATTGGATACTGTATTCAGAACGGGAGATACAGTTAAGATTATTGATGGCCCGTTCAACAACTTCTCGGGTTCAGTGGAAGAAGTAAATGAGGAGAGGATGAAAATAAAAGTTCTCGTCTCAATCTTCGGAAGAAAAACCCCGGTCGAAATCGATTTTGTGCAAGCAGAATTGGTACATTAA
- the rplK gene encoding 50S ribosomal protein L11 has translation MAKKITGYIKLQIPAGKANPSPPVGPALGQKGVNIMEFCKQFNARTAGQDGLIIPVVITVFSDKSFTFITKTPPAAVLLIKAAGLKGGSAEPNRTKVAKVTRKQVEEIAQLKMPDLNANTLEAAASMVAGTARSMGITVEG, from the coding sequence ATGGCAAAAAAGATAACCGGATATATAAAACTCCAGATTCCCGCAGGAAAGGCAAACCCGTCTCCACCGGTAGGGCCAGCCTTAGGTCAAAAGGGCGTGAACATAATGGAGTTTTGTAAACAATTTAACGCCAGAACAGCCGGCCAGGATGGATTGATCATACCAGTTGTGATTACTGTCTTTTCCGACAAGTCGTTTACATTCATTACCAAAACCCCTCCGGCTGCAGTTCTTTTAATAAAAGCTGCAGGCTTAAAGGGAGGATCAGCCGAACCCAACAGAACCAAAGTAGCAAAAGTTACCAGGAAACAGGTTGAGGAAATCGCTCAATTAAAAATGCCCGATCTTAATGCTAACACACTCGAAGCAGCCGCATCAATGGTTGCCGGTACTGCCCGTAGCATGGGCATCACGGTTGAAGGATAA
- the rplA gene encoding 50S ribosomal protein L1: MKISKRYKSVLAKVNVDKEYTVAQAIDVLKGASNVKFVESLECALRLGVDPRHADQMVRGTVSLPHGTGKTVKVLVVAQGPKIQEALDAGAEYAGFQEYLTAIEKNEVPDVDVVIATPDVMGQLGKFGKILGPKGLMPNPKSGTVTMDVAKAVKEVKAGKIDFRVNKQGIIHAAVGKLNFTTEQLEENAKALINQVNKLKPAAAKGTYMKSVFLSSTMGPGLKIAKEELN; encoded by the coding sequence ATGAAAATATCAAAAAGATACAAATCAGTATTGGCGAAAGTCAATGTAGATAAAGAATACACAGTTGCTCAGGCAATTGATGTTCTTAAAGGTGCATCAAATGTAAAATTTGTTGAATCACTTGAATGTGCACTCCGTCTCGGTGTCGATCCAAGACACGCAGACCAGATGGTTAGAGGCACCGTATCACTTCCGCACGGAACAGGTAAAACTGTGAAGGTGCTTGTTGTGGCACAAGGTCCAAAGATTCAGGAGGCACTTGATGCAGGTGCCGAGTATGCAGGTTTCCAGGAATACCTCACAGCGATCGAGAAAAATGAAGTTCCCGATGTTGATGTGGTAATCGCTACCCCTGATGTTATGGGACAGCTTGGAAAATTCGGTAAGATACTCGGACCAAAAGGTCTCATGCCTAACCCAAAAAGCGGTACAGTTACCATGGATGTAGCAAAAGCCGTAAAGGAAGTGAAGGCAGGAAAGATCGATTTCAGAGTTAACAAACAGGGTATCATTCATGCTGCGGTTGGAAAATTAAATTTTACCACCGAACAACTTGAAGAAAATGCCAAAGCACTGATCAATCAGGTTAACAAACTGAAACCTGCAGCAGCCAAAGGTACCTACATGAAGAGTGTATTTCTCTCTTCAACGATGGGTCCCGGCTTAAAGATAGCAAAAGAAGAACTTAATTAA
- the rplJ gene encoding 50S ribosomal protein L10, translated as MNREQKGEVIAEIVELLNDSTAIYLTDYTGVDVAQISKLRNEFRKEGVVYKVIKNTLFKRALVESGKYPKLAENMVGMTGFVFAFDNPVAPAKIIKKFNDDTQKFGLKACYIETQYYSGEQLDVLAKLPTKAEIIAGILGSINAPASGIVGTLNAVMRDLVSVIDEIAKKKAA; from the coding sequence ATGAACAGAGAACAAAAAGGTGAAGTCATTGCGGAAATCGTAGAGCTTCTAAACGATTCTACCGCTATATATCTTACTGACTACACCGGAGTTGATGTGGCTCAGATCTCCAAACTCAGAAATGAGTTCAGGAAAGAGGGCGTTGTATATAAGGTTATTAAAAACACCTTGTTCAAACGCGCTCTTGTAGAGTCAGGAAAATATCCCAAACTTGCTGAGAACATGGTCGGAATGACAGGATTTGTATTCGCTTTCGATAATCCTGTAGCACCTGCCAAGATCATCAAAAAATTCAATGATGATACTCAGAAATTCGGGTTAAAAGCCTGTTACATCGAGACACAGTACTATTCCGGCGAACAGTTGGATGTGTTGGCAAAACTGCCGACAAAGGCAGAAATTATAGCAGGTATTCTTGGCAGCATCAATGCGCCTGCTTCAGGTATCGTTGGCACACTCAATGCGGTCATGAGAGACCTCGTTAGCGTTATCGATGAAATTGCCAAAAAGAAAGCTGCATAA
- the rplL gene encoding 50S ribosomal protein L7/L12, with product MSEKVSQLVELIKALTLVEAAELKKALEDEFGVTAAAPVVMGAAAPAEAAAVVEEKTEFDVILAEAGANKIGVIKVVRAHTGLGLKEAKDLVEAAPKPVKEQVSKDEAEKVKKELEEAGAKVELK from the coding sequence ATGTCAGAGAAAGTATCTCAGTTAGTAGAATTAATCAAAGCTTTAACCCTTGTTGAAGCTGCTGAATTGAAGAAAGCACTCGAAGATGAATTCGGTGTTACCGCTGCCGCCCCTGTAGTTATGGGTGCTGCTGCTCCAGCCGAAGCCGCTGCTGTGGTTGAAGAGAAAACAGAATTCGATGTTATTCTTGCAGAAGCAGGCGCTAACAAGATTGGTGTTATCAAAGTTGTTAGAGCTCACACAGGATTAGGTTTGAAAGAAGCTAAAGACCTCGTGGAAGCAGCTCCAAAGCCGGTTAAAGAACAGGTTTCAAAAGACGAAGCTGAAAAAGTCAAAAAAGAGCTTGAAGAAGCCGGTGCAAAGGTAGAATTAAAGTAA
- the rpoB gene encoding DNA-directed RNA polymerase subunit beta — protein MNNDRITFGNINSVLEIPDLLSVQKESFFDFLQMDVAPSERENKGLQQVFTSNFPILDNPDNHKAKYRLDYNEYYIEKPRYSIQECREKGLTYSASIKAKLTLSSKDPDTGEWVNSVQQTVYLGTLPFMSDQATFIINGAERVVVSQLHRSPGVAFSQTVHPNGTPLYSARIIPLKGSWVEFTTDINYVLNVYIDRRKKFPSTTLLRALGYEIDDEILSIFELYETIDLNETDPESLLSRKVATEVFDTNTGEIFLNRNDIIDEEAVEMIRNSGVESINLIRTDLNLDQNLILNTLEKDTTHSKDEALLSIYRQLRTGEAPDVETAAGLLEKTFFNDKRYDLGEVGRHRMNDKLNLKGIIPDDLTVLHIQDFIEIMKYIIKMKDENAASDDIDHLGNRRVRTVGEQLQMQFNTGLARMARTIKDRMSIRDAEGFAPQDLVNARTISSVITSFFGTNQLSQFMDQTNPLSELTHKRRMSALGPGGLTRERAGFEVRDVHYTHYGRLCPIETPEGPNIGLISSLTIFSRVNKFGFLETPYRVVKDGIVSSDVVYLTAEQEDMYTIAQANAPIDGNGKFVRERVKCRRKGDFPIVHPQEVEFMDVAPAQIVSAAAALIPFLEHDDANRALMGSNMQRQAVPLIKPEAPLVGTGLEGRVARDTRSVIVAQEDGEVVYVDADKIVVDYNIDPLSFEALTEFNEVKTVTYKLIKFSGTNQETSITQRPIVKIGQKVKKGDVLADGFATDQGELALGRNILVAFMPWRGYNFEDAIILSEKLVMNDVFSSIHIEEFELQVRETKRGDEELTREIPNVSEETVKNLDENGIIRIGAEVKESDILIGKLTPKGESDPTPEEKLLRAIFGEKAGEVKDASLRATPGLRGTVIKTRLFSRRRKDAESKKLEKKLSEELEIKYSREKIALRDKMIDRLAKICEGKKTLGVKDEHGITVIKSGTVIDRSVLETVDTIERLDDKLGWFEDERSNEFVRALMKNYLRKLADVDEDYKREKQKIQIGDELPPGIIQLAKVYVAKKRKISVGDKMAGRHGNKGVVAKIVPQEDMPFLPDGTQVEMILNPLGVPSRMNLGQLYETALGWVGKKLGVKFATPVFDGAEVKDVDGYLEKAGLPVGCKTELHDGRTGEPFDQKVTCGYIYMLKLSHLVDDKLHARSIGPYSLITQQPLGGKAQFGGQRFGEMEVWALEAYGASHILQEILTVKSDDVAGRTKVYESIVKGENIQEPNVPEAFNVLIKELQGLGLDVDIE, from the coding sequence TTGAACAATGACAGAATTACCTTCGGTAATATAAATTCCGTACTGGAAATTCCGGATCTCCTTAGCGTTCAAAAGGAGTCCTTTTTTGATTTTTTACAGATGGATGTTGCCCCCTCCGAACGAGAGAACAAGGGCTTACAGCAAGTTTTTACAAGTAATTTTCCCATCCTGGACAATCCCGACAATCACAAGGCAAAATACCGCCTCGATTACAACGAATATTATATAGAGAAACCAAGATATTCCATCCAGGAGTGCAGAGAAAAAGGTTTAACCTACTCGGCGAGCATTAAAGCAAAGCTGACTTTATCATCCAAGGATCCTGACACAGGCGAGTGGGTAAATTCAGTGCAGCAGACGGTTTACCTCGGTACACTTCCATTTATGTCAGATCAGGCAACTTTTATCATCAATGGTGCGGAGAGAGTTGTGGTTTCACAGCTTCACCGTTCACCCGGCGTTGCTTTTTCACAGACGGTTCACCCCAACGGAACCCCGTTATATTCAGCAAGGATTATTCCTCTGAAGGGGTCATGGGTCGAGTTTACCACTGACATTAATTATGTACTCAATGTCTATATCGACAGAAGAAAAAAATTCCCCTCAACCACACTTCTAAGAGCTCTCGGTTACGAAATCGATGACGAAATCTTAAGCATATTTGAATTATATGAAACCATTGACCTGAACGAAACCGATCCAGAATCGCTTCTTTCAAGGAAAGTGGCAACTGAAGTGTTTGATACCAATACCGGTGAAATCTTCCTTAACCGTAACGATATTATCGATGAGGAAGCAGTTGAGATGATCAGAAATTCGGGTGTTGAGTCGATCAATTTGATCAGAACCGACCTGAACCTCGATCAGAATCTTATTTTAAATACTCTGGAAAAAGATACTACCCACAGCAAGGATGAAGCTCTTCTTTCAATCTACAGACAGTTGAGAACAGGTGAAGCACCTGATGTTGAAACTGCTGCCGGACTGCTTGAGAAGACCTTCTTCAATGACAAGAGATATGATCTCGGCGAAGTGGGCAGACACCGTATGAATGACAAGTTGAATCTTAAGGGTATTATCCCTGACGATTTGACAGTTTTGCACATTCAGGATTTCATTGAAATTATGAAATATATCATCAAGATGAAAGATGAAAACGCTGCATCGGACGATATAGATCATCTTGGAAACAGAAGAGTAAGAACCGTGGGTGAGCAGCTTCAAATGCAGTTCAACACAGGTCTTGCAAGAATGGCAAGAACAATTAAAGACAGAATGTCGATCAGAGATGCAGAAGGATTTGCACCTCAGGATCTTGTAAATGCCAGAACCATCAGCAGTGTAATTACATCGTTCTTCGGAACAAACCAGCTCTCACAGTTTATGGATCAGACAAATCCACTCTCGGAGTTAACTCACAAGAGAAGAATGTCTGCTTTGGGACCAGGCGGTCTTACCAGAGAGAGAGCAGGGTTTGAAGTTCGAGATGTGCACTATACTCATTATGGTCGTCTCTGCCCGATTGAAACCCCTGAAGGTCCAAACATCGGTCTTATTTCCTCACTCACGATTTTTTCGAGAGTAAACAAATTCGGATTTTTGGAAACTCCATACCGTGTTGTAAAAGACGGCATAGTTTCTTCAGATGTGGTATATCTTACTGCAGAGCAGGAAGACATGTACACCATCGCTCAGGCAAATGCTCCGATCGACGGGAACGGAAAGTTCGTAAGAGAAAGAGTTAAATGCCGCAGAAAAGGTGATTTCCCGATTGTGCATCCACAGGAAGTCGAGTTCATGGATGTGGCGCCAGCGCAGATTGTAAGTGCTGCTGCAGCTTTGATTCCATTCCTCGAGCATGACGATGCCAACCGTGCTCTCATGGGTTCGAACATGCAACGCCAGGCTGTTCCTCTGATAAAACCTGAAGCTCCACTCGTAGGAACAGGTCTCGAAGGAAGGGTAGCCCGGGATACAAGATCGGTAATAGTGGCTCAGGAAGATGGAGAAGTGGTTTATGTTGATGCCGATAAAATAGTTGTCGACTATAACATCGATCCTCTCTCATTTGAGGCTCTTACCGAGTTCAACGAAGTAAAGACTGTAACCTACAAGCTTATTAAATTCTCCGGTACCAACCAGGAAACCAGCATCACTCAGAGACCCATTGTTAAAATCGGACAAAAAGTGAAAAAAGGTGATGTTCTCGCAGATGGATTTGCCACAGATCAAGGTGAACTTGCTCTCGGCAGAAACATTCTGGTGGCATTCATGCCCTGGAGAGGTTACAATTTTGAGGATGCTATCATCCTCTCTGAAAAACTCGTTATGAACGATGTTTTCTCGTCGATACACATCGAGGAATTCGAACTTCAGGTTCGTGAGACCAAGAGAGGTGACGAGGAGCTTACCCGTGAAATCCCTAATGTTAGTGAAGAAACTGTAAAAAACCTCGACGAAAACGGTATCATCAGAATTGGTGCCGAAGTCAAGGAAAGTGATATCCTCATTGGTAAACTGACTCCGAAAGGGGAATCTGATCCAACACCTGAGGAGAAACTACTAAGAGCTATCTTCGGTGAAAAAGCCGGTGAAGTAAAAGACGCTTCACTTCGCGCAACTCCCGGACTAAGAGGAACGGTTATCAAGACCAGACTCTTCAGCCGCAGAAGGAAAGACGCCGAATCCAAAAAACTCGAGAAAAAACTTTCCGAGGAACTGGAAATTAAATATTCGAGAGAGAAAATCGCGCTTCGCGACAAGATGATTGACAGACTTGCCAAAATCTGCGAAGGAAAGAAAACTCTCGGTGTAAAAGATGAACACGGAATCACGGTTATCAAGTCAGGCACTGTCATCGACCGCTCTGTTTTGGAGACCGTTGATACAATCGAGAGACTTGATGACAAGCTTGGCTGGTTTGAAGATGAGAGATCGAATGAGTTCGTAAGGGCTCTGATGAAAAATTATCTCAGAAAGCTTGCCGATGTTGATGAAGATTACAAACGCGAAAAGCAAAAAATACAGATTGGTGATGAACTTCCACCGGGAATCATTCAACTGGCAAAAGTTTATGTTGCCAAAAAGAGAAAGATTTCCGTGGGTGACAAGATGGCGGGAAGACACGGAAACAAAGGTGTCGTTGCCAAAATTGTTCCTCAGGAAGACATGCCCTTCCTCCCGGATGGCACTCAGGTTGAAATGATCCTGAATCCTCTCGGCGTACCTTCCCGTATGAACCTTGGTCAGTTGTATGAAACTGCACTGGGGTGGGTTGGCAAGAAACTTGGTGTCAAGTTTGCCACACCGGTATTTGACGGTGCCGAAGTGAAAGATGTGGATGGTTACCTCGAAAAAGCCGGTCTGCCTGTCGGTTGTAAAACCGAATTGCATGATGGCAGAACAGGTGAGCCTTTCGATCAAAAAGTTACATGTGGATATATCTACATGCTTAAATTGAGTCACCTTGTCGATGATAAACTTCACGCAAGGTCTATCGGACCATACTCGCTTATTACACAGCAGCCACTCGGGGGTAAAGCCCAGTTTGGTGGTCAGAGATTTGGAGAAATGGAAGTGTGGGCTCTCGAGGCTTACGGTGCTTCACATATTCTTCAGGAAATTCTCACAGTAAAAAGTGATGATGTAGCCGGCAGAACCAAAGTGTATGAGTCGATTGTTAAAGGTGAAAATATTCAAGAACCGAATGTGCCCGAAGCATTTAATGTACTCATTAAAGAACTTCAAGGTTTAGGCCTTGATGTCGACATTGAGTAG